From Shewanella acanthi:
TTAACACCGTCTGGAGCAGAGTTAGTATCAACAACTGCAACAACAGGGATACCCAGGTTGTTAGCTTCTTTAATAGCGATGTGCTCGTGGTCAGCGCCGATAACGAATAATACGTCTGGCAGGCCGCCCATGTTCTTAATACCGCCTAAAGATTTTTCCAGCTTTTCAAGCTCACGAGTACGCATCAGCGCTTCTTTCTTGGTCAGCTTGTCGAAAGTACCGTCTACTGATTGGCTTTCCAGCTCTTTCAAACGTTTGATTGACTGACGAACGGTTTTCCAGTTAGTCAGCATACCGCCTAACCAGCGGTGATCAACGTAGTACTGATCGCAAGAAATTGCAGCTTCTTTGATCGCTTCGCCAGCAGCACGTTTAGTACCAACGAATAATACTTTACCTTTCTTTGAAGCTACGTTGCTGATGAAAGCCAGCGCTTCATTGAACATTGGCACAGTATGCTCAAGGTTGATGATGTGAACACCGTTGCGAGCACCGAAAATGAATGGCTTCATTTTTGGGTTCCAGTAACGGGTTTGGTGACCGAAGTGTACACCGGCCTGGAGCATATCGCGCATTGAAACTGTAGTCATTTCTATTACCTTACAATTTAGGGGGT
This genomic window contains:
- the rpsB gene encoding 30S ribosomal protein S2; amino-acid sequence: MTTVSMRDMLQAGVHFGHQTRYWNPKMKPFIFGARNGVHIINLEHTVPMFNEALAFISNVASKKGKVLFVGTKRAAGEAIKEAAISCDQYYVDHRWLGGMLTNWKTVRQSIKRLKELESQSVDGTFDKLTKKEALMRTRELEKLEKSLGGIKNMGGLPDVLFVIGADHEHIAIKEANNLGIPVVAVVDTNSAPDGVNYIVPGNDDAMRAIRLYTTSVAAAAKAGRGQDLAVQAEQDGFVEAE